Proteins from a genomic interval of Crassostrea angulata isolate pt1a10 chromosome 7, ASM2561291v2, whole genome shotgun sequence:
- the LOC128192536 gene encoding gastrula zinc finger protein XlCGF8.2DB-like, whose translation MYKVDQSRSMADPSGCVADLSEVDPAYNCPHCTKSFLDPRSLYLHVRCHGEKKHICKDCGKGFTQVCHLKRHIRIHTGVRPYQCTECRKTFTQMAHLDTHYKSHTGEKEYVCQKCDRSFIQKSQLSRHMRSHSSDRPYTCPTCGKTYKFSDHLYTHMRVHSGEKPYKCDECARTFSACSNLNLHKKSHSIKREKFVCSTCSRTYRSRELLAKHELNHKKNIHCEYQCQMCSVSFSKAVKFQEHVKIHRHHANSSPICFICKKQFGSEATLNNHIKCHDKKFSCHICQRHFSVNSFLQMHMAQHSGLRLPWRCLVDPCTEEFSSMEELQTHATSKHFSETCNI comes from the exons ATGTATAAAGTTGACCAAAG TAGAAGCATGGCAGACCCCTCTGGCTGTGTCGCAGACCTTTCAGAAGTAGATCCTGCATATAATTGTCCGCATTGTACAAAGAGTTTTCTAGACCCTAGATCATTGTATCTTCATGTTCGTTGTCATGGCGAAAAAAAGCACATCTGTAAAGACTGCGGAAAAGGATTTACTCAAGTCTGTCATCTCAAGAGACACATAAGAATACATACAG GAGTCAGACCCTATCAGTGTACTGAGTGTAGAAAGACCTTCACCCAGATGGCGCACCTGGACACCCACTACAAATCACACACAG GTGAAAAAGAATACGTCTGTCAGAAATGTGACAGGAGTTTCATCCAGAAAAGCCAGCTGAGTCGTCACATGAGATCCCACTCCAGTGACCGGCCCTACACGTGTCCCACTTGTGGGAAAACCTACAAATTCAGCGACCATTTGTACACTCACATGAGAGTTCATTCTGGGGAAAAACCTTACAAATGTGATGAATGTGCAAGAACATTTTCTGCCTGCTCTAATTTAAATCTTCATAAAAAATCACATTCTATAAAGAGGGAGAAATTTGTGTGCTCCACTTGTTCTCGGACATACCGCTCAAGGGAGCTGTTGGCAAAACATGAACTTAACCACAAGAAAAACATTCACTGTGAATACCAGTGTCAGATGTGCAGTGTTAGTTTTAGTAAAGCTGTAAAATTCCAAGAGCATGTGAAGATCCATAGGCACCATGCAAATTCATCacctatttgttttatttgcaaGAAACAGTTTGGAAGCGAGGCTACCTTAAACAACCATATAAAATGTCATGACAAGAAATTCTCATGTCATATTTGCCAAAGACATTTCAGTGTAAACAGTTTTCTTCAAATGCATATGGCTCAACACTCAGGACTCAGGTTGCCATGGCGATGTCTTGTAGATCCCTGCACTGAAGAATTTTCCAGCATGGAAGAGCTTCAGACACATGCAACATCTAAACACTTCTCAGAAACATGCAACATCTAA